One window of the Gallaecimonas xiamenensis 3-C-1 genome contains the following:
- the bfr gene encoding bacterioferritin, which translates to MQGDPEVIDYLNGLIGGELAARDQYLIHSRMYEDWGLSKIYQRIDHEMQEEAEHADAIIRRVLFLGGTPNMDRHGINVGDDVVSCLKADLALEYEVREKLANGIALCEEKGDYISRDMLRQQLADTEEDHTYWLGKQLRLIDL; encoded by the coding sequence ATGCAGGGCGACCCAGAGGTCATCGACTATTTGAACGGGCTTATCGGCGGCGAGCTGGCAGCGCGAGACCAGTACCTTATCCATTCACGGATGTATGAGGATTGGGGCCTTAGCAAGATTTACCAGCGCATCGACCACGAAATGCAGGAAGAAGCCGAACACGCCGACGCCATTATCCGCCGGGTACTGTTCCTGGGTGGCACCCCCAATATGGACCGCCACGGTATCAATGTGGGTGATGACGTGGTGTCTTGCCTCAAGGCCGACCTGGCCCTGGAGTATGAGGTACGGGAGAAACTGGCCAACGGCATCGCCCTTTGCGAAGAAAAAGGCGACTACATCAGCCGTGACATGCTCCGCCAGCAGCTGGCCGACACCGAAGAAGACCATACCTATTGGCTGGGAAAGCAGCTGCGCCTGATTGACCTGAT